In one window of Planctomycetia bacterium DNA:
- a CDS encoding glycine cleavage system protein T: MTESLAGTPLHAWHAAHGGRMVDFAGWSMPVQYASIAAEHTAVRQAAGLFDVSHMGRLRFEGAADDGTDTTEFLDSLLTRRVGDMKTGQVRYSLVTNDSGGILDDILVYRLQNESGRTYHLLVVNASNRRKIVDWIEPRLHGNDRIRMTDATHEWAMIAVQGPRALKLVQPLITLHRMATPLEMMRYYQCVEARIRSGNDGPGAAAIVSRTGYTGEDGWELIVEAQHRDFPGHKALLPLAGDTSLPRRVGLSFDGKRVPREGFHVLSGADVVGRVTSGTFSPTFNQPIAMAYIAHEQAHIGTELTVDIRGKGEPCRVVPLPFYRRGQ, from the coding sequence ATGACCGAATCGTTAGCAGGGACGCCGCTTCACGCTTGGCATGCCGCGCATGGCGGCCGGATGGTCGACTTCGCCGGTTGGTCGATGCCGGTGCAATACGCCTCGATCGCCGCCGAGCATACGGCCGTTCGTCAAGCCGCCGGCCTGTTCGACGTCTCGCACATGGGCCGACTCCGCTTCGAGGGTGCGGCCGACGACGGAACCGACACCACGGAGTTTCTCGATTCGTTGCTCACGCGCCGCGTCGGCGATATGAAGACGGGCCAAGTTCGCTACTCGCTCGTCACGAACGACTCCGGCGGCATTCTCGACGACATACTTGTCTATCGCTTGCAAAACGAAAGCGGCAGGACCTATCACTTGCTCGTCGTCAATGCGAGCAATCGGCGGAAGATCGTCGACTGGATCGAGCCCCGCCTGCACGGCAACGACCGCATTCGGATGACGGATGCGACCCACGAGTGGGCGATGATCGCCGTGCAAGGTCCGCGTGCCTTAAAGCTGGTGCAACCGCTGATCACGCTGCATCGGATGGCGACTCCGCTGGAAATGATGCGCTACTATCAATGCGTCGAGGCGCGCATTCGGAGCGGCAACGACGGACCTGGAGCGGCGGCGATCGTCAGCCGCACGGGCTACACCGGCGAAGACGGCTGGGAGTTGATCGTCGAAGCGCAACATCGCGACTTTCCCGGACATAAAGCCCTGCTGCCTCTCGCCGGCGATACGTCGCTGCCGCGGCGCGTCGGGCTCTCATTCGATGGAAAGCGAGTGCCGCGCGAAGGGTTCCATGTGCTCAGCGGTGCGGATGTCGTCGGCCGAGTGACGAGCGGCACTTTCTCGCCGACGTTCAATCAGCCGATCGCGATGGCTTACATCGCACACGAACAGGCGCATATCGGCACGGAACTCACCGTCGACATTCGGGGCAAAGGAGAGCCTTGCCGCGTCGTGCCGCTGCCGTTTTATCGGCGCGGACAATAA
- the gcvH gene encoding glycine cleavage system protein GcvH → MRPEDLKFSKTHEWVHLDGTTQTATVGISAFALEALTDLVYVELPKVGTKLKLGSPFGEIESVKAVSDLYSPVDGEVTAVHAELSDHLDLLKSDPYGEGWLLKITYVESQHFAGLMSYDEYRKQCAEEGH, encoded by the coding sequence ATGCGACCCGAAGATCTCAAATTCAGCAAGACTCACGAGTGGGTCCATCTCGACGGCACGACGCAAACGGCGACCGTGGGAATCTCGGCGTTCGCGCTCGAAGCCCTCACCGATTTGGTTTACGTCGAGTTGCCGAAAGTGGGAACGAAGCTGAAGCTCGGCAGCCCGTTCGGCGAGATCGAATCCGTCAAAGCGGTGAGCGATCTCTATAGCCCTGTCGACGGCGAGGTGACCGCCGTGCATGCGGAACTCTCCGATCATCTCGACTTGCTAAAGAGCGATCCGTACGGCGAAGGATGGCTGTTGAAGATCACCTACGTCGAGTCGCAGCACTTCGCCGGCTTGATGAGTTACGACGAGTACCGGAAGCAATGTGCCGAAGAAGGGCACTAG
- a CDS encoding lipoate--protein ligase: protein MAAVTTTRDPTLNPLELIVDPPAAGAWNMGIDEMLMERAAEQDIATLRFYEWSPATLSLGYFQNAADRTGHVASRDTQLVRRSSGGGAILHDRELTYSISLPTKHPLAADAETLYRRIHGSLLTTLAGFGISAVLNKQALVQLGGEPFLCFERRAVGDVLLEGSKICGSAQRRRRGAVLQHGSILLARSSAAPELPGIAELAHAPLSSAALREAWIDVWNRTLYPLRACDPYSPEQLTAVERHTADKYGSDAWTKRR from the coding sequence TTGGCCGCTGTGACTACGACCCGCGATCCGACGTTAAACCCGCTGGAGCTGATCGTCGATCCGCCGGCCGCCGGGGCATGGAACATGGGCATCGACGAGATGCTTATGGAGCGCGCGGCGGAGCAAGACATCGCGACGCTTCGCTTCTACGAATGGTCCCCCGCTACGCTCTCGCTCGGCTACTTTCAAAACGCCGCCGACCGAACGGGGCACGTCGCGAGTCGGGATACGCAATTGGTGCGGCGCTCGAGCGGCGGCGGGGCGATCTTGCATGATCGGGAGCTCACTTACTCGATCAGCCTGCCGACGAAGCACCCGTTGGCTGCCGACGCCGAGACGCTTTATCGCCGGATCCATGGCTCGCTGCTGACGACGCTCGCCGGGTTCGGAATCTCCGCCGTCTTGAACAAACAGGCACTTGTGCAACTCGGCGGGGAGCCGTTTCTCTGTTTCGAGCGCCGCGCCGTGGGAGACGTGCTGCTCGAGGGGTCCAAGATCTGCGGTAGCGCGCAGCGTCGACGGCGCGGGGCGGTGCTGCAGCATGGCAGCATTCTGCTTGCTCGATCATCGGCCGCGCCGGAACTCCCCGGCATTGCAGAGCTGGCGCACGCCCCCCTTTCAAGTGCTGCGCTGCGTGAGGCATGGATCGACGTTTGGAACCGAACTCTCTATCCGTTGCGTGCTTGCGATCCTTATTCGCCCGAGCAGCTTACGGCCGTCGAGCGGCATACCGCCGACAAATACGGCTCCGATGCTTGGACAAAACGAAGGTGA
- a CDS encoding FHA domain-containing protein, translating into MDVKLQILVGGSAGQKLSVAAPLFLIGRADECNLRPKSAHISRRHCEISQADSRATVRDLNSRTGTWVNGIRIPTDRAVELQTGDRLKIGPLEFEVQLTHSLGGKKKPKVDSIEEAASRTAQATRTDVHHDDVSQWLLPDDVDLSLGDTQEESPGARTIVSAADFMSLGDTTTTGKTEEQAADSPGRIDPRTAATEALKRHLRRG; encoded by the coding sequence ATGGATGTCAAACTACAAATCTTAGTCGGCGGCAGCGCCGGCCAAAAGCTTTCGGTTGCCGCGCCGCTTTTTCTTATCGGCCGCGCCGATGAATGCAACTTGCGGCCGAAGAGCGCGCACATCAGTCGCAGGCATTGTGAAATTTCCCAAGCCGATTCCCGAGCGACGGTTCGCGATCTCAATAGCCGGACCGGCACCTGGGTCAACGGCATTCGCATTCCCACCGATCGTGCCGTCGAATTGCAGACCGGCGATCGATTGAAGATCGGGCCTTTGGAATTCGAGGTGCAGCTTACGCATAGCTTAGGGGGGAAGAAAAAACCGAAAGTCGATAGCATAGAAGAGGCGGCCTCGCGCACGGCCCAAGCGACCAGGACCGACGTTCATCACGACGATGTCTCGCAGTGGCTCCTCCCGGATGATGTCGACCTCTCGCTCGGCGACACTCAGGAAGAATCCCCGGGCGCACGAACGATCGTCTCGGCGGCTGATTTCATGTCGCTCGGCGACACTACGACGACGGGCAAGACGGAAGAACAGGCAGCTGACAGCCCAGGCAGGATCGATCCGCGCACGGCGGCGACCGAAGCCCTCAAACGGCACTTGCGTCGCGGATAA
- the gcvPA gene encoding aminomethyl-transferring glycine dehydrogenase subunit GcvPA, with protein MSYLFNTDEDRRAMLAAIGAGSLEELFDQLVPRELQLGRELDIPPALSEIELTAHISKLAALNTPCSAKPCFLGGGSYDHFIPAAVDAIAGRGEFFTSYTPYQPEVSQGNLTVTFEYQSFVTRLTGMDVANASLYDGGTAATEAALMCLEATGRRGRVVIAGSVHPEYRQTLQTYLACLNVQLVTVGAAGGTVSADEVAAACNDETACVFVQQPNFFGCLEDVEAIGRVAHAAGAMFAVSVDPISLGMLKRPGDYGADIVTAEGQSLGNPLHYGGPYLGIIACKNEFVRRMPGRIAGQTVDRHGKRCWVLTLQTREQHIRREKATSNICTNQGLFALRATIYLALLGPQGLHETAELCARKAHYARSAFGVGSRFSVPFASPTFKEFVVRDVADDVEALLAQAEARGYFAGIALGRWYPELADCFLVCVTEKRTKEEIDGLVALLNSLPSKTDVNRSSAPIGTTADHA; from the coding sequence ATGAGTTATTTGTTCAATACTGATGAAGACCGGCGAGCGATGCTGGCTGCGATCGGCGCCGGGTCGCTCGAAGAACTCTTCGATCAACTGGTGCCGCGCGAACTGCAACTCGGGCGCGAGCTCGATATTCCGCCGGCCTTGAGCGAGATCGAGTTGACGGCCCACATCTCGAAGCTCGCGGCGCTGAACACTCCTTGTTCGGCGAAGCCCTGTTTTCTCGGCGGCGGCAGCTACGACCACTTCATCCCGGCCGCGGTCGATGCGATCGCCGGACGCGGTGAATTCTTCACTTCGTATACGCCGTACCAGCCCGAGGTGAGCCAGGGAAATCTGACCGTCACCTTCGAGTATCAATCGTTCGTCACACGGCTCACGGGCATGGATGTCGCCAACGCGAGCCTCTACGACGGCGGCACCGCCGCGACGGAAGCGGCGCTCATGTGCCTCGAAGCGACCGGCCGGCGAGGGCGCGTCGTCATCGCCGGAAGCGTGCATCCGGAATATCGTCAAACATTGCAAACGTACTTGGCATGCCTCAACGTACAACTCGTCACCGTCGGAGCCGCCGGCGGAACGGTATCGGCGGACGAAGTCGCCGCGGCATGCAACGACGAGACCGCCTGCGTGTTCGTGCAGCAGCCGAACTTCTTCGGCTGCCTGGAAGATGTCGAAGCGATCGGACGCGTAGCGCATGCGGCCGGCGCGATGTTCGCCGTCTCGGTCGATCCGATCAGCCTCGGCATGTTGAAGCGGCCGGGCGACTACGGTGCCGACATCGTCACGGCCGAAGGACAATCGCTCGGAAATCCGCTCCATTACGGCGGCCCCTATCTCGGCATCATCGCTTGTAAGAACGAATTCGTTCGTCGAATGCCGGGCCGAATCGCGGGGCAAACCGTCGATCGCCATGGGAAACGCTGCTGGGTGCTTACGTTGCAAACGCGCGAGCAACACATTCGCCGCGAGAAAGCGACGAGCAACATCTGCACCAACCAAGGGCTCTTCGCGCTCCGTGCGACGATCTATCTCGCTCTGCTCGGTCCGCAAGGGCTGCATGAAACGGCCGAGCTTTGCGCGCGGAAAGCGCATTACGCACGCAGCGCGTTCGGCGTCGGTTCGCGGTTCTCCGTTCCGTTCGCTTCGCCGACGTTCAAGGAGTTCGTCGTCCGCGATGTCGCCGACGACGTCGAAGCTCTCTTAGCTCAGGCCGAAGCGCGAGGTTATTTCGCGGGGATCGCGCTCGGTCGTTGGTATCCGGAACTTGCCGATTGCTTTTTGGTTTGCGTCACCGAGAAACGGACGAAGGAAGAGATCGACGGGCTTGTCGCCTTGCTCAACTCCCTCCCGTCGAAGACCGACGTAAACCGTTCCTCCGCTCCGATCGGGACGACTGCCGACCATGCGTAA
- a CDS encoding tetratricopeptide repeat protein, which translates to MQLFQNGQYQQSAVMFQQAIQQSPTNSDAYYNLAAAYHQVGKVNRSPTEFNQAEALYNKALDYDPNNQDAYRALAVLLVDKNQPDKAQKLLEGWYAQNPTNAGAKVELARLREEFGDKQGAKDYLQQALAIDAYDPRALAALGRLQESEGNMTQALANYQRSLFRNASQPEVAARVASLRTSVNASMQTFTPDGTRTVTTPVNPVR; encoded by the coding sequence GTGCAACTCTTTCAGAACGGCCAGTATCAACAATCGGCCGTTATGTTTCAGCAGGCGATTCAACAGAGCCCGACGAACTCCGACGCGTATTACAATCTCGCGGCGGCGTACCATCAGGTCGGCAAAGTCAATCGTAGCCCTACCGAATTCAATCAGGCCGAAGCGCTTTACAATAAAGCGCTCGACTACGATCCGAACAACCAAGATGCTTACCGCGCGCTGGCCGTATTGCTCGTCGACAAAAATCAGCCTGATAAAGCGCAGAAGCTGCTCGAAGGTTGGTATGCGCAGAATCCGACGAACGCAGGCGCTAAGGTAGAGCTAGCTCGCCTCCGCGAAGAATTCGGCGATAAGCAAGGGGCGAAAGACTACTTGCAGCAGGCGCTCGCGATCGACGCCTACGATCCACGTGCGCTGGCCGCGCTCGGCCGGTTGCAAGAGTCGGAAGGGAACATGACGCAAGCCCTGGCGAACTATCAACGTTCGTTGTTCCGTAATGCATCGCAGCCCGAGGTCGCGGCCCGAGTCGCTTCGCTCCGCACGAGCGTCAACGCGAGCATGCAAACCTTCACGCCCGACGGCACTCGCACGGTAACGACTCCGGTCAATCCGGTCCGTTAG
- the gcvPB gene encoding aminomethyl-transferring glycine dehydrogenase subunit GcvPB has translation MRNARAVMPLFELSQPGRRGALLPPSDVPYVSLDEILPGPARATSSPALPEVAEPDVVRHFTCLSQLNMSVDTHFYPLGSCTMKYNPKRNERLASLPGMLELHPYQSESSLQGMLQLLFELQHMLAEIAGLDAVSLQPAAGAHGELTALMCAAAYFREQSAREGSRPRRKVLAPDSAHGTNPASAAVAGFDAVTVKSTSDGYVDLEDLRAKLDDETAVFMITNPNTLGMFEKNIRRIADMVHAVGGLLYLDGANMNAILGIARPGDFGADMMHYNPHKTFSGPHGGGGPGAGPIAVRAMLAPFLPAPIVAFDGVRYRLDYDRPKSIGRVRSFFGNTGVLVRAYCYIRSYGPKGLREVSENAVLNANYLLSRVKDLFPVGQGDRCMHEFVATAAKMKAEKGVSAMDIAKRLLDYGFHAPTVYFPITVKESMMIEPTETESKETLDAFADALRRITEEPAELLHSAPHTTPISRPDEVKAARQPTTSWPL, from the coding sequence ATGCGTAATGCCCGCGCCGTAATGCCGTTGTTCGAACTCTCGCAGCCGGGACGTCGCGGAGCGTTGCTGCCGCCGAGCGACGTTCCTTACGTTTCGCTCGACGAGATCTTGCCTGGTCCGGCGCGTGCGACATCCTCTCCGGCATTGCCGGAAGTCGCCGAGCCGGATGTCGTGCGTCATTTCACTTGCCTTTCGCAATTGAATATGTCGGTCGACACGCACTTCTATCCGCTCGGCAGTTGTACGATGAAGTACAACCCGAAACGCAACGAGCGACTAGCGTCGTTGCCGGGCATGCTCGAACTGCATCCGTATCAATCGGAATCGTCGTTGCAAGGGATGTTGCAGTTGCTCTTCGAGTTGCAGCACATGCTCGCCGAGATCGCAGGCCTCGACGCCGTCTCGTTACAGCCGGCGGCCGGAGCGCATGGTGAACTCACGGCGCTGATGTGTGCCGCGGCCTACTTCCGCGAGCAGAGTGCTCGTGAAGGGAGTCGCCCGCGTCGCAAGGTGCTCGCGCCCGATAGCGCACACGGTACCAACCCCGCCAGCGCCGCGGTCGCGGGCTTCGATGCCGTCACGGTGAAAAGCACGTCCGACGGCTATGTCGACCTCGAAGACTTGCGCGCGAAGCTCGACGACGAAACGGCCGTGTTTATGATTACGAACCCGAACACGCTCGGGATGTTCGAGAAGAACATTCGGCGGATCGCCGACATGGTGCATGCCGTCGGCGGGCTGCTCTATCTCGACGGCGCGAACATGAACGCGATTCTCGGGATCGCGCGCCCCGGCGACTTCGGCGCCGACATGATGCACTACAATCCGCACAAGACTTTCAGCGGGCCGCACGGCGGCGGCGGGCCGGGGGCCGGACCAATCGCGGTTCGGGCGATGCTCGCGCCGTTCCTTCCCGCACCGATCGTCGCGTTCGACGGCGTGCGCTATCGGCTCGACTACGATCGGCCGAAATCGATCGGCCGCGTCCGAAGCTTCTTCGGGAACACGGGCGTACTCGTCCGAGCGTATTGCTACATCCGCTCGTACGGACCGAAGGGGTTGCGCGAAGTGAGCGAGAACGCCGTGCTCAATGCGAACTACTTGTTGAGTCGCGTTAAGGATCTCTTTCCGGTCGGGCAGGGAGATCGTTGCATGCACGAGTTCGTCGCCACGGCGGCGAAGATGAAGGCAGAGAAGGGGGTGTCGGCAATGGATATCGCCAAGCGTCTGCTCGACTACGGTTTCCACGCACCGACGGTGTACTTCCCGATCACGGTGAAGGAATCGATGATGATCGAGCCGACGGAAACCGAAAGCAAGGAAACGCTCGACGCTTTCGCCGATGCGCTGCGGCGCATCACGGAAGAGCCGGCCGAACTTCTGCACTCCGCTCCGCACACGACCCCGATCAGCCGGCCGGATGAAGTGAAAGCCGCTCGACAACCGACCACTTCTTGGCCGCTGTGA